The Opitutus sp. ER46 genome segment AACGCCTGCGCCGCGCCGCCGCCGATCTTTCGTCCCAGCCCGCGGCGCGCGAGTCCGTAGGCCGCCGCGCCGCGCGCCACCGCGAGATCGAGCGAGTCGTGCTCGAGCAGCGGGATGCGGGGCTGGTTGGGCCACCAGGCCGAGACCATGTCCACCAGACGATTCGCCAGTCGGGGCGCGTTGAACACACCGCCGTTGAGCAAAATCGCGTCGGGCCGGGGCAACTCCGCCTCGGCCGCCGTCTCACCCGTCGCCACCGGCCGGCCCAAAGCCGCATGACCCGCCGCCGCATGCCGCCGCAAAAACGCCGCGAGGTGCCGCGTGATCGCGGCGTCCTGCGCATACGGCAAACCGAGTTCCTGCAAGGCCACCCGCGCCGCCCGCCGCGGCGGCTCGTCCGGCGTGCACGCGGGAAAAAAGCCTTCCACGATCAACTGCTCCGCCTCGGCACGCGTGACCTCCGTCGAAAGCGTGCCGCCGATCAGTCGGCTCCCGCTGCCCGCCAGCGCCAGCGGCTGCCGCTCCGGCGCCGTGACCGCCAGCAGCGCTTCCTTCGCCACCCGCGACGCCTGCACCAGCTGCGTCCACTGCGTCGCATTGAGCTTCCGACCCGTCTCCGCCAGCCGCTCCTCCGCGCGCCGCGCCAGCGCGGCGTCCATGTTGTCGCCCCCCAGGATGAGATGCTCGCCCACGGCGATGCGCTTCAAAACCGGTCCGTCGTCCCCCACTCCGACCGCGATCAGCGTGAAGTCCGTCGTACCCCCGCCGACGTCCACCACCAGCACGAGCCGCACGCCCGCCAGCGCGTCAGCCAGGTCATGGCGGTGTCGCGACGTGAAATCGTAAAACGCCGCCTGCGGCTCCTCGACCAGCGTGAACTGCTCCAGTCCCGCCTCCCGCGCCGCGGTGACCGTCAATGCCCGCGCCACTTCGTCAAAGGACGCCGGCACCGTGATCACGACCTCCTGCGCCGCGAGCCGCGCCGTCGGATGCGCCGCATCCCAAGCCGCCGCCAGGTGCGCCAGCAGCCGGGCCGAGGCCTGCATCGGCGAGATCTTCTCCACGTCGGCCGGCGCGCCCCACGGCAGGATCGGCGCCGTGCGATCGACGCCGGCGTGGCACAGCCAGCTCTTCGCGGAGTTCACGAACCGCCCCGGCACCCGTGCCCCCTGCCAGCGCGCAAACTCGCCGACGATCCAATCCGTCGCTTCGCCCCACGGCAGCCGCGCCGTCCCGGGCGCGATCTCCCCGGCGCCCGGCCGATAGAGGCACGATGGCAGCAACGGCCGCGCCTCCGCCTGACCCGGCCGCTGCAGCTGCGTGATCGCGAAGTCCGTCACCGTCGCCCCGGCGCCGGACGCGAGCGCCGCGGCGGCCATGGCGCAGTTGCTGGTGCCAAGATCGATGCCAACGACGAAGTCAGCCGCCATGCCTTACTCCTTCATGCGGACGTTGAGCTCGAGCTTCCACCGCCCGGCGCCGCCCTTCTCGAGGCAGCGCAGCTCCAGCGTGCCGATCTCGGTGACGACCGCCTGCAGGTTCACGGGGACCACGCGGCCGGCAGCATCGGCGCCGGCGGCGGGCAACGTGGACTCGATCGGCGCGAGCTCCTCGAACTCATCGTTGCCCACCGGATCGTCGAGCATGACGCCGACGGCGTCGTCGCGGCGAACCGAGCTCGAGAAGAACCGGAAGCGCGTGGGTTCGCCAATCACCAGGCCGAACTCCTGCGGCGGAATGTCCGCCTGCGTACCCTCCTCCATGCCGAACGGCGCCACGCACAACGCGCGCACCGGCGGTTCGATCCCGGGCACAGCCGGCATCGCCGCCTCGACGCCCACGTAGTACGCGCGCGCCGTGCCACCGCGGATCCGCAGGCCGTGACCGTGCCGCGCCCAGCCGTAGTAGGCCGCGCCGCGCGCCACCGCGAGGTCGAGCTCCGCGCCTTCAAGATCCTTGAGGGCCGCGCCGCCATCGGCCGCCAGCCAGCCATTGAGAACCTCGAGCACGCGCTGCTTGAGCACGCCGGCCTTGAAAACACCGCCGTTGAAGAGCACGGCCGTCGGATGCACGAACGTGCGCCCCGCGACCTTGACCGGCGCGTCGGGCGTAGCGGCGAGCGCCCGCGCCTGCCGCGTGAGGAAAGCTGCGAGGTGCCGCGTGACCGCCGCGTCCTGCGCATAGGGCAACGCCATCTGCGTAAGGCCGGTGCTGCGGGCGGTTTTCGGCAGGTCCGTCACCGCGACTTGCGGGAAGAAGCCGTCGGTCAGCACCCGCGTCAGCTCCTCCCGCGTCAATTCGGTGCGAATCGTGCCCCCGATCAGCGAGGAGCCGCGGCCGGGCACCGCCACCGGCACCCGCTCGATGGCGGGATCGGCGAACAGTGTTTCCTTCGCCTGCCGGCACGCGAACGTGAGCGCGCTGAACTGCCACGCGTCGAGTTTCTTGCCGCCGGCCGCCAGCCGCTGGTTCACGGCGTACGCGAGCGCGAGATCCATGTTGTCGCCGCCGAGCAGGATGTGATCGCCCACGGCGACGCGCGTGAGTTCGACCTCGCCGTTGCGATCCGTGACGGCGATCAGCGAGAAGTCGCTCGTCCCGCCACCGACGTCCACGACGAGAATCACGTCACCGGGCTGCACGTGCTTGCGGAAGGTTTCACCCTTTTGCTCGGTCCACGCGTAGAAGGCCGCCTGCGGTTCCTCGAGGAGCGTGACACTCGTGAGCCCGGCCTGCTGCGCCGCCGCCAGCGTCAGATCCCGCGCCGCGGCATCGAACGACGCCGGCACCGTGAGCACGACCTCCTGCTGGGCGAGCGGCGCGTCGGCATACTGCTGATCCCACGCGGCGCGCAGGTGGGCAAGGTAGCGGCGTGACGCCTCCACCGGTGACACGCGCGCGACATCCGCTGGCGCCTGCCACGGCAGGACGGCGCCCTGGCGGTCCACGCCGGCATGCGAAAGCCAGCTCTTCGCGGAAGACACGAGGCGCGCCGGCACCTTTGCGCCGTGCGCCCGGGCAAACTCGCCCACCACACCGGTTGCGGGCGCGGCGTCCCAGGGCAGGCCGAGCGCGCCCGCGGGAAACTCCTGCGCGGCCGGAAGGTAGAGGAACGACGGCAGCAGCGGCCGGGTTTCGACCGTCCCGAGTGCCGTCACCTGCGGGATGGCCAGGGTGGCCTGGTCCCGACCCCGCGCCGCGGGCCGGGCCAGTTCAAAGTAGGACACGGCCGAGTTGGTGGTGCCAAGGTCGATGCCGACAGAGAAGCGGGACATGGGAAAAGGAGAGAGAGTACGGACGGGTTGAGCGAAGATGCGATTCCGACGCCGACCGCGACACGGCGGGCGTGGGCCGAAGAGGCCGACCGGCGTGGCGACTAGAGTTCAACCTCCGCGGGCGCGATGACGCGGGGATCGAGCGCTGGCGAGACGGCTGGCAGCCGCACCGCCGTCGCAACCCAACCATGGTGCTTGAGCGTGCCGCGATAGGGCGGCTGGCCGGCGACATTGCCCGTCAGCCGGATCCGCTCCGCATTGAACCCGGCCGGGATGGTCACAGCGTCGCCCTCGGCCTGGCCCATGACCGGCTCCAGATCGAGGTACTGTTTGACGACCTTGCGGCAGCCGGCGTGGACGACGCGGGCGGCCCCGCCGATCTCCGCGTCGGAAAACGAGCCGACATCCTCCTCGAGGAAGTCGACCAGCCGCCCCTCGCGCTGCAGCAACGCCAGGAGCGAAAGACCGGAGGCGTGCACGTTTTCCGGGACCTCGGGACGGACTTCGACGGGAGCATCGAGCGCGGTGATCTTCGCCGCGAGAGTGGCGTCCCCGAGCACGCGGAACGCGAGGCCGAGTCGTGCAAAGAAGGATGGTTTGGACGCTTGGGTTGCCATAGAAGCCGACAAGCGGAGCAACGATCCCGGGCCAATTCAAGGCAGCAGCGCACCGAAACTGCCGTCGGGGAAACGCAGTCGTCCGCCGCCGAGTCTTCCACCGCAGCTAAGGCAGCCGGGCTGCCGGGGCGCCTATTGCCGGAGCCGCGCCAGAACCTCGTCGACCTTCCATCCGTTTCCACGCCACAACTCGACGATCCGACCGTCGGCGTCGACCAGCGCCGTGCACAAGGTGTGATCGAGCGTCACGCCGTTCTTCTCGCGGTACACGGAGAACGCCCTCACCAGCCGGCCCACCTCCTCGTCCGTGCCGGTGGCAAAGCGCCACACCTCGAACCGCGCGCCAAAAGCGGTGCCATACGTCTTCAGCACGGCGGGACGATCGAAGGCAGGATCAAGGGAGATGCTCAGGAGGCGCACGCGGCCCCCAAGCTTGGGATCGCCCACGATGGCACGCTGCAACTCGGCGAACCGGTTTGTCATGAGTGGGCAATACTCCGGCACCGGGCAGCGCGTGAAAATGAACGTAAGCACCGTCAGTCCACCGCCCAGATCGGCCCGGGTGAGCGGGCGGCCCTCCTGATCCAGAAGCGAGAAGTCCGGCATCACGTCGCCGACCTTGAGCCGAGGAATGGCGGCCGTCGCGCGAGGCGGAGTTGGTCCCGCACTCTGCTCCCCGCCCGCGCCCGCCCGGGCCAGAACCTTGAATGCCTCGGCCCGCGACCGCTCCTCGTCGACGCGCAAAACGAATCGCACGCGATCGCCGGCCTTGAGTTGCGCGGCTTCGGCCCGCGCCGCCTCCGCCACGGTGAACCGCATCGTCATCGCCGCCATGAACCCGGGAATTTCCTCATGCGCGATCACGAGTCTTTCCCCATGCAGCGGCTCGCGGACCACACCGATCACCGTGAACACGCGCTCGGCCCCGCGCAGCGGCGCCACCAACAACATCGCTGCCGCGATCAACATCATGAGGTTACGTCGTTTCATCACGTCAAAGGTACTCGGTTTCGCCCGCGGCGCCTTGACGCGTCTCAACGCCTCGGCGAGGTGCGAAAACGAACATATCGCGCCGCGATGGACCAGCCGGTCGCTTGACGCGCATCAAGGCGTGAACTGCGTGCGCCCATTACCTTCCCCCCGACATGAAACACACGTCCACGACCCTGATTCTCGGCACCGCCCTGGTTGCCGCCCTCCTTTCCGGCTGCGGCCGCTCCTCCTCGGACGCCGGCGCGCCTTCCGCCAGCGCCCCCGCCGCCAAGGCCAGCGAGGCGGCCAAGCCGGAGTCCGGTCGGGCCATCCAGTTCACCGCCAACGACACGATGAAGTTCAACATGACCGAGATTCACGCCTCCCCCGGCGAGGCGCTCTCGGTGACCCTCACCAACGAGGGCACGACCCCGAAGTTCTCCATGGGCCACAACTGGGTGCTATTCACGGCGGACATCGACCTGCCCGCCTTCGTACAGGAAAGCGCCACCGCGGCCGCGACCGACTACATCCCGGCGTCCTTCCGACCGAAGGTCATCGCCGCGACCAAGCTGCTCGGGCCCAAGGAGTCCGACACGGTCACGTTCTTCGCCCCCAAGACCCCCGGCCGCTACCCGTTCATCTGTTCGTTCCCCGGCCACATGCAGGTCGGCATGAAGGGCGAACTGATCGTCGAGTAAACCGCTTCCGCCTTCCTCGCTCCCCTACCCAATGAAATCCCTCCTCAATTTCCTGCTTCCCGCGGGCGCCGCCCTCGCGCTCCTCGGTTCGTCCGGCTGCAAACCCGCCGGCACGCCGTCCTCCGGCGCCAAGGGCGGCGCCGGTGTCGCCGCCAACTCACCCGCGGCCCGCACCTGGGTCGCCCCCGGCCAGAAGGACGAGTTCTACCTCTTCTACTCCGGCGGCCACTCCGGCCAGGTGTTCGTCGCCGGCCTGCCCTCGATGCGGCACATCACCACGATCCCGGTCTTCGGCCGGTATCCTGGCACCGGCTACGGGTACGACGAGGAGACCAAGAAGATGCTGGGCGAGTACACCTGGGGCGACGTCCATCATCCGGGCCTCTCGAAGACCAAGGGGCTGTACGACGGCCGTTGGCTGTTCGTGAATGACAACGCCAACAACCGCGTCGCGCGCATCGACCTGCGCGATTTCAAGACGCATCAGATTCTCGGCCCCATCCCGAACTCGATGGGCAACCACGGTTCCTCCTTCATCACCGAGAACAGCGAGTACGTGCTGGTGGCGACGCGCTTCTCAGTGCCGCTGCCGAAGGGCCGTTACGCCGACCTGAACGACTACGCGAAGGAGTTCAACGGCATGGTGAGCGGCATCAAAATCGACCCGAAGTCGGGCGAGATGAGCATCGGCTGGCAGATTCTCACGCCGCCGTTTGACTGGGACCTCGGCTCCACGGGCAAGGGCCCGAGCAGCGGCTGGGCGTTCTGGACTTCGTACAACACCGAGATGGCCCATGACCAACTCGAGGCCAACGCCAGCCAGCTCGACCGCGACTACGCCGCCGTCGTTAACTGGCGCGCCGCGGAGGCCGCGGTGAAGGAGGGCAAGGCCACCATGCTCGACGGCGTGCCGGTCATCGACCCGTCGAAGGTCCCGGGCGTGCTCTATTTCCTGCCCGTGCCCAAGTCACCCCACGGCATCGACACCGATCCGTCCGGCCGCTGGATCGCCGCCTCCGGCAAGCTCCAGCCCGTGGTGTCGGTCTTCGACTTCGAGAAGATCCAGGCCGCCATCACGAAGAAGGACTTCGCCACCGACTTCCGGGGCATCCCGGTGCTAAAGTACGAATCCGTGGTCGAAGGTGAGATTCCGGTCGGCCTCGGCCCGCTGCACACGCAGTACGATGACAAGGGTTTCGCCTACACCTCGCTGTTCATCGAATCCGCCGTGGCGAAATGGAAGCTGCCGCCGTGGACGCCCGAACAGCGCGCCGACTTCAACAAGGTCGTCACCGACAAGATCCCGGTGCACTACAACATCGGCCACCTCGTGGTGGGCGGCGGCGACACCATGCAGCCCTACGGCAAGTACCTCGTCGCCATGAACAAGATGTCGAAGGGCCGGCACATCTCAACCGGACCGTCGCAGCCCGAGTCCAGCCAGCTCATCGACATCTCCGGCGACAAGATGGAGATGGTCTACGAGGCGTTCACCGAGCCCGAGCCGCACTTTGCGCAGATCCTGAAGGTCGACGCGATCAAGCCGATCGAGGTGTACCCGAAGGCGGAGAACACCAACCCGAACGCGATCTGGGATGCGAAGGACGCCAGCGTCACGCGCAACGGCAAAGTCGTGGAGGTGAAGATGCTCGCGATCCGCAGCCACTTCGTGCCGGAACGGATCGAGGTCAACGAAGGCGACGAGCTCGTCATCCACGTCACCAACGTCGAGCAGACGCCCGACATGATCCACGGCCTCGGCATCGTGGAGCAGAACGTCAACGTCGTCATCGATCCGGGTGAGACGAAGACGATCCGGCTGCCGATGAAGAAGACGGGCGTGTTCCCGTTCTACTGCACGAACTTCTGTTCGGCGCTGCACCAGGAGATGCAGGGGTATCTCGCGGTGAAGCCCACCAACGTCGCGTCGGCCAAGTGAACTCGACTTCCGCCACCGTTCCCTCCGCGGGCCTCCCGGCCCGCGGGGGGCCGTCCCGCACGGATCGTTGGCGGGAGTTCTTCCGCCGGGAACACCTGTTCCTCCGCCGGCCGCTGAACCTGCGCTCCCGCGCCTTCATGCTCCTGGCGGCGCTCGCCGTCACGGCGGCGGTGTTCTTCCCCCTGTGGCAGATCCGGCTCGTTGCGCCGCAGTACCAGGAGGGCCTGGAGCTCGACATCTACGCCTACCGGCTGGTGGGCGGGAATGGCGGGCAGGACCTGAACGAGATCAACACGCTGAACCACTACATCGGCATGCACCACCTGGAGCAGGCGGACTTCGTGGAGATGAAGTGGCTGCCCTTCGCCTTCGGCATCTTCGCCCTGCTGGCGCTGCGTTCCGCGGTGCTGGGACGCATGGCCAGCCTGATCGATCTCGGCGTGCTGTTCCTGTACTTCGGCGGCTTCTCGCTCGGGAACTTCGCGTATCGGCTGTACAGTTACGGGCATAATCTCGACCCGAAGGCACCGATGCACATCGAGCCGTTCACGCCGGTGCTGATCGGCAGCCAGAAGCTCGCGAATTTCGTCCAGTCCAGCCTGCCGCAATCCGGCACGCTCCTGCTGGCCTTGTTCCCCGTCTGCATCGCGGCCGCCATGTGGTGCTCGCGCCGGGAGGAGCCGTGAAGCGGCTCGCCCTCATCGCCCTGGCCGGGCTCGCGCTGGGGGGCGGCCGGCTGGCCGCCGCCCCGGGCGACGAGCTGCGCGCGCGGCTCGCGGCGGCGCCCGCCGGTGCCACTGTCCACGTCGCGCCGGGGCGCTACGAGGGGCACTTCATTCTGGCCCGCCCGGTGCACCTGCTCGGCGAACCGGGAGCGGTCCTCGCCGGCGACCGCACCGGCGTGGTGGTCGCCATCCGGGCCGACGACGTGGAACTCGCCGGCTTCACGATCCGCGGCTCCGGCCGCGATCTCTCGGCCGACGACGCCGGCGTCCACGTGACCGGCGCCCGCGCCGTGATCCGTGACAACCGGCTCGTCGACATCCTGCACGGCATCTACGTCCGCAAGGCGAACGATGCCCGGATCACCGGCAACACCATCGTCGGCGACGGCGCGACCGGGGATGACGCCATCGCCGATCCCACCCAGCACGGGCTGAAGGCCGGCGACGCGGCCAATGGCGAGTTGTGCGGCCCCCCCGCCGGCATCGACCGCCGCGGCAACGGCATTCATTTGTGGAACTCCTCGGGCCACCTCATCGTGGGGAACACGATCAGCGGCACGCGCGATGGTGTGTACTTCTCGTTCGCCAGCCACACCCACGTCCGCGCCAATCACATTCGGCAGGTGCGGTACGGGCTGCACTACATGTATTCGGACGACAATACGTTCGAGGAGAACGAGTTTTCCGAGAACGCCGCGGGCGCCGCCCTGATGTTCTCCCGGCGCTTGGTGCTCCGGGCCAACCGCTTCCTCAGCAATCGCAGCCAGCGCGCCTACGGCCTGCTGCTGCAGGGCATCGATGACACGCGCATCGAGGACAACGTGATCTCCGGCAACACCCTCGGGCTCTTCGCCGAGAATGGGAACGGCAACACCTTCCGCGGGAACCGCATCACGGCAAACTACGTCGGTCTCCGCGTGAGCGACAGCACCGCGACGAGCAGCTTTTTCGAAAACACCTTCGCCGGGAATATCCACCCCGTGGAGACGACCGGCGAAAATGGCGCCAACCTGTGGGCCGTCGCCGGACGCGGCAACCATTGGGATGGCGCCGAGACGCTCGACCTCAACCACGACGGCGTCGCCGACATCCCACATTTCGAGCCGGACCTCTTCGGCACCTCCCGACGGGCGTTTCCGGCCATCGGGCTGTTGTCCACCAGCCCCGGCGAGCGGCTGCTGCGATGGATTCAGAGCCGCCTCGCGCTGCCCGGTCTTCCCGGGATCGCCGACCCAAAACCGCTCACCCACCCGCGATGATCCTCACGCGCGCCCTCACCAAACGCTTTGGCGCCCGGCAGGTGCTCACCGGTCTCGACCTCACCGTGGAACCCGGGAGCGTGACGCTGATGATCGGAGCCAACGGCGCCGGCAAGACGACCACGATGCGGCTCCTGGCGGGCCTGGCCGAAGCGGACTCCGGCGACGTGGT includes the following:
- a CDS encoding SCO family protein encodes the protein MKRRNLMMLIAAAMLLVAPLRGAERVFTVIGVVREPLHGERLVIAHEEIPGFMAAMTMRFTVAEAARAEAAQLKAGDRVRFVLRVDEERSRAEAFKVLARAGAGGEQSAGPTPPRATAAIPRLKVGDVMPDFSLLDQEGRPLTRADLGGGLTVLTFIFTRCPVPEYCPLMTNRFAELQRAIVGDPKLGGRVRLLSISLDPAFDRPAVLKTYGTAFGARFEVWRFATGTDEEVGRLVRAFSVYREKNGVTLDHTLCTALVDADGRIVELWRGNGWKVDEVLARLRQ
- a CDS encoding Hsp70 family protein translates to MSRFSVGIDLGTTNSAVSYFELARPAARGRDQATLAIPQVTALGTVETRPLLPSFLYLPAAQEFPAGALGLPWDAAPATGVVGEFARAHGAKVPARLVSSAKSWLSHAGVDRQGAVLPWQAPADVARVSPVEASRRYLAHLRAAWDQQYADAPLAQQEVVLTVPASFDAAARDLTLAAAQQAGLTSVTLLEEPQAAFYAWTEQKGETFRKHVQPGDVILVVDVGGGTSDFSLIAVTDRNGEVELTRVAVGDHILLGGDNMDLALAYAVNQRLAAGGKKLDAWQFSALTFACRQAKETLFADPAIERVPVAVPGRGSSLIGGTIRTELTREELTRVLTDGFFPQVAVTDLPKTARSTGLTQMALPYAQDAAVTRHLAAFLTRQARALAATPDAPVKVAGRTFVHPTAVLFNGGVFKAGVLKQRVLEVLNGWLAADGGAALKDLEGAELDLAVARGAAYYGWARHGHGLRIRGGTARAYYVGVEAAMPAVPGIEPPVRALCVAPFGMEEGTQADIPPQEFGLVIGEPTRFRFFSSSVRRDDAVGVMLDDPVGNDEFEELAPIESTLPAAGADAAGRVVPVNLQAVVTEIGTLELRCLEKGGAGRWKLELNVRMKE
- the nosZ gene encoding Sec-dependent nitrous-oxide reductase — translated: MKSLLNFLLPAGAALALLGSSGCKPAGTPSSGAKGGAGVAANSPAARTWVAPGQKDEFYLFYSGGHSGQVFVAGLPSMRHITTIPVFGRYPGTGYGYDEETKKMLGEYTWGDVHHPGLSKTKGLYDGRWLFVNDNANNRVARIDLRDFKTHQILGPIPNSMGNHGSSFITENSEYVLVATRFSVPLPKGRYADLNDYAKEFNGMVSGIKIDPKSGEMSIGWQILTPPFDWDLGSTGKGPSSGWAFWTSYNTEMAHDQLEANASQLDRDYAAVVNWRAAEAAVKEGKATMLDGVPVIDPSKVPGVLYFLPVPKSPHGIDTDPSGRWIAASGKLQPVVSVFDFEKIQAAITKKDFATDFRGIPVLKYESVVEGEIPVGLGPLHTQYDDKGFAYTSLFIESAVAKWKLPPWTPEQRADFNKVVTDKIPVHYNIGHLVVGGGDTMQPYGKYLVAMNKMSKGRHISTGPSQPESSQLIDISGDKMEMVYEAFTEPEPHFAQILKVDAIKPIEVYPKAENTNPNAIWDAKDASVTRNGKVVEVKMLAIRSHFVPERIEVNEGDELVIHVTNVEQTPDMIHGLGIVEQNVNVVIDPGETKTIRLPMKKTGVFPFYCTNFCSALHQEMQGYLAVKPTNVASAK
- a CDS encoding DUF2760 domain-containing protein; the encoded protein is MATQASKPSFFARLGLAFRVLGDATLAAKITALDAPVEVRPEVPENVHASGLSLLALLQREGRLVDFLEEDVGSFSDAEIGGAARVVHAGCRKVVKQYLDLEPVMGQAEGDAVTIPAGFNAERIRLTGNVAGQPPYRGTLKHHGWVATAVRLPAVSPALDPRVIAPAEVEL
- a CDS encoding NosD domain-containing protein, translating into MKRLALIALAGLALGGGRLAAAPGDELRARLAAAPAGATVHVAPGRYEGHFILARPVHLLGEPGAVLAGDRTGVVVAIRADDVELAGFTIRGSGRDLSADDAGVHVTGARAVIRDNRLVDILHGIYVRKANDARITGNTIVGDGATGDDAIADPTQHGLKAGDAANGELCGPPAGIDRRGNGIHLWNSSGHLIVGNTISGTRDGVYFSFASHTHVRANHIRQVRYGLHYMYSDDNTFEENEFSENAAGAALMFSRRLVLRANRFLSNRSQRAYGLLLQGIDDTRIEDNVISGNTLGLFAENGNGNTFRGNRITANYVGLRVSDSTATSSFFENTFAGNIHPVETTGENGANLWAVAGRGNHWDGAETLDLNHDGVADIPHFEPDLFGTSRRAFPAIGLLSTSPGERLLRWIQSRLALPGLPGIADPKPLTHPR
- a CDS encoding Hsp70 family protein, producing MAADFVVGIDLGTSNCAMAAAALASGAGATVTDFAITQLQRPGQAEARPLLPSCLYRPGAGEIAPGTARLPWGEATDWIVGEFARWQGARVPGRFVNSAKSWLCHAGVDRTAPILPWGAPADVEKISPMQASARLLAHLAAAWDAAHPTARLAAQEVVITVPASFDEVARALTVTAAREAGLEQFTLVEEPQAAFYDFTSRHRHDLADALAGVRLVLVVDVGGGTTDFTLIAVGVGDDGPVLKRIAVGEHLILGGDNMDAALARRAEERLAETGRKLNATQWTQLVQASRVAKEALLAVTAPERQPLALAGSGSRLIGGTLSTEVTRAEAEQLIVEGFFPACTPDEPPRRAARVALQELGLPYAQDAAITRHLAAFLRRHAAAGHAALGRPVATGETAAEAELPRPDAILLNGGVFNAPRLANRLVDMVSAWWPNQPRIPLLEHDSLDLAVARGAAAYGLARRGLGRKIGGGAAQALYIGLTPEDAGGDAQAVCVIPRGHEEGQTVDMAERAFQLTVGRPVQFPLFATTADRVDKPGDVVALGDDFKPLPPLHTLLQATAAKRGAVPVHLRSALTELGTLELWCVSNAADERWRLEFDLRGAASRGGATVTESMPESFGQVRELVERVFGPAPRVVEPREVKRFAETLEAALGPREAWSAPLLRELWSTLFAGAKRRRRSAVHERLFYRFVGYGLRPGFGYPLDDWRCEQTFALLTENVNFHAEVSVWNEFWVMWRRIAGGLTAEQHQAIWRVLEPHLARRIPPNATKNAGRVKGIQPEGLDEMVRTAAALERLEPAQKVVFGNWIVARLRTPGQSAAGPWAWALGRVGARVPLFGSSHQTIAPEAAAAWLELLLERGLREIDGAAFAAVQLARRTGDRTRDLDDTLRERTLEGLRAAKAPERWLQLVAEVVALESEDEARALGDTLPLGLKL
- a CDS encoding plastocyanin/azurin family copper-binding protein, with product MKHTSTTLILGTALVAALLSGCGRSSSDAGAPSASAPAAKASEAAKPESGRAIQFTANDTMKFNMTEIHASPGEALSVTLTNEGTTPKFSMGHNWVLFTADIDLPAFVQESATAAATDYIPASFRPKVIAATKLLGPKESDTVTFFAPKTPGRYPFICSFPGHMQVGMKGELIVE